Genomic segment of Pongo pygmaeus isolate AG05252 chromosome 1, NHGRI_mPonPyg2-v2.0_pri, whole genome shotgun sequence:
TATGGAAGGGGAGCTCTGGAGGGGAGGGCGGGCCTTCTCTGGTCCAGGCTCCTCCCAGGACCCAAATAGAGTGGCTGTAGAAAGCATGGGCCCCAGTTCACTGTCCTCCTCCAGCATCTTCCAGAAAGCTCCACTTTTGATGCAGAGACTCCTGGAATCAGAGCTAGAGGGGCCCTGAAGTCATTCCGTGCCTCCATCCCATCCTGGGCCCTTCCAGTCCCCAAGGACTCACCCAGCCTGTGTAGGCACTGCCCACACCGGAGAGAATGCACCTTTTCTGGCCCAGGCTGTGCTGCCATCCTTGAGCCCCCTCCTATCCTATGGTGCCTCCTGGAGTTGTGCAGTGCAGGGGCTGTTTCTCATCCTGGCTTTAGCATGGAGCTGTTCAACCAGTGGGCTGTGAGGGGGTTACAGTTGTCCTGAGACAGCAAGTTCTCTGCCTGGTGCCTGCATCCGCCTGGCTGCCAGTGGCCTCCCCAGTGTATGTCATTTGGCCCTGTATTTTCTCTGTCTGCTTCAAGATGTACAACGTTGGGAAGCACTACTCTTAGACTGAGCTTGGGTTCTAGATGTGGTCCATACCTCTAGAGCAGgaatcagcaaactatggcccgtGGACCAAATCTGGCCCATGCccatttttgtaaatattgtTGTATTGGATCACAGCCGTGCTCACGCTCATTCGTTTATGTGTTGCTGTTATGGTACAatgacagagttgagtagttacaacagagactgtatggtctgcaaagcctgaaatattacTATCTGGCACAAAAATTTCCATCTCCTGGTCTAGAGGAACGGTTTCATTGTTTTAAGCAGCACAACTCTTTCCTCAAACAAAAATCTTAGGCTGGGCGTGTCCGAAGGTAGCGAGTTAGCTCAATTGATTGTTCACAGTCAGTTACAGATCGAACTCCTTGTTctactctttcctctcttctcactACTGCAGTTGACTaggcttataaaaataaaaagaaaccttaGGCTTAAGCTCACTGAGTAAAACAGATTAGTGTGGAGTAACTCTAGTTGAAGGGAGATATGGGTGCTACAACCCCAATCCCCACTACAGGACTCCAGGCCCCAGAGTTCCATGAGTCGGTATGAGGCCCACTGCTCTAGACCTGCTCTAGTATGTTCTTGAGCCACGGGCACCAGAGACATCCCATCCTGGCACCAGGTATACCATGTTTGTTGTTCACTGACTGGGCAGATGTCCTCTCAGCATTGTCTCTTCTCCAAGCTTCAGAATGGGAACCATAGTTCTAGGCCAGAGAAGCAGCTGGAACACCCAGGTGTCTATAGTACAAGCAGGTTCTAGAGAGAAGAATGGGCCATGGGATATTCTCTGAGACCCAGACCCTTGGAAGCCGGGAGGTCCATTTACTCTGACCTGGAGCCTGAGGACAGCAGTGACCGAGGGGAAAGAGTCTGGGCCTTGGTGTGAGCTCCAGCTTGTGCCTGGCTGTGGCATACCATTGCCTCAGGCAGACAGCATTGCCTCATGTTGAGGGTGGAGCTCAGATGCTGCCAGCCTCTCACAGGGGTGCTGTGAGCCTGGCCTGTGTGCCcagggagcagggctgggggctTTGGGGGCTCAGAGTCCTCTCATGACCCTCCCCTTCCAGGAGGCTGTGCAGAAGGTATCCTGCAGACCATGAACTGAGCACTGTTCCCAGACCGTTCATGAGCACAGTGTAAGGTGTGCCGAGACCCACCACCCAGCGAGCCCCTCCCCTCCGTAGCACTGAGGACCCCCGGAGAAGATGGGGAGGAAAAAGATTCAGATCCAGCGAATCACCGATGAGCGGAACCGACAGGTAGGGAAGTCCTAGAGCCGCACGAAGCGGGTGAGGGCAGGGAGCAGGCCTCTGCCTCTACTCCCTCCAGGCATTCCAAGAGGGCTTTGTGGAAGAGGGGAAAACTATAAGCTATTACAGAAGGGGAAGGGAGATTGGGAGAAGAGGAACCCAAACCTCGTCGCGGCTCTTGGAGCTCTGCGTCCCAGGACTCCAAGGCTCTTCTGCTGCCACAGCTAGATGAGCCCATGTTCCCATCCCAGAGCCATATGCAAGCCTTAGGTCATACCCCCAGGCACTCCTCCTTTCCCAACAGgaatcctctccctcttcttctccaCTGACCTCTTCATAGCCTCCAGCACAGAGGTGTGGAGTTCTGTCCACCTGAATCCTGCCCCTTCAGTGAATGGGCTCTGGGCTGTATCTCAGCTATGTGTTGGCGTACAAGCACTAGCCTGGTCCTTCCCCAAACCAGGGACTCCTGAGACCGGGGGCTGTGTCACACTGAGAATGGGGGCTACTGAGGGTAGGGGCTATGTCCAGCCATCTGTAGGCTGGGACTCCCAATCAGGCCTTAACTGAGCCAGATCTGGCCGCCCACCCATCCTTCTCTGCAGGTGACTTTCACCAAGCGGAAGTTTGGCCTGATGAAGAAGGCGTATGAGCTGAGTGTGCTATGTGACTGCGAGATCGCACTCATCATCTTCAACCACTCCAACAAGCTGTTCCAGTATGCCAGCACCGACATGGACAAGGTGCTGCTCAAGTACACGGAGTACAATGAGCCACACGAGAGCCGCACCAACGCCGACATCATCGAGGTGGGCCCATACACACAGGCACCAGGATATACCCCTGCCTGCATCCACATGGACACGTGCCCACGTTGTTTGTACATGCAGACCTGCCTATGCACACACACTGGTATACATGCCCCTTGTAGCTCCTcacctgtgtgcacacacatgcaaacccTCCTCCCGTCATACAAACCCAGAGtctgaggaggaaggaagggcagtTCAGGTGAACAGGCCAGTGCCAGGCTGCCTGCCCACACCCACCCTGCCCTCTTCAAGAGTCTACTGTCGTCCAGTGTGATGTAACATCTCTGTCCTGCCTTCTTGCAtcctgtctttctctttgtctctctttcccCGCTTCTCCATCTTTTGGTGTGCTCCTGCACCTGCCTCTTCCTTTTTTAAATCTCCCTCTTTGTTTCCATCTCTCCCGCTGTCTCTGTTTGTGGGCCCGGTggttctattttctgtttcaaagAGAGCCAACATTGTGAACTGTTGAAGGACATGAGCTTTGGAATTCAGCTCTGACCTTTACCGGCCACATGGCCTTGGGCAGATGCTCAGGCTTTCCCGAGCCTTGGTGCCCACCTCCACAAAACGGGGTCAGTGCCTGCTTTGAGGGTGCTGTGTGAATTGAATGTCCCTGCTTCTCACACTGAGGTGTGTGCACCTTGGGGATACAGAACTTGTGCTGACGAAGAGGGTGCCCGGGAAGCCACAGGCCTACTCAGAGATTGGGAGGAAAGTCCCTTATTTTTATGTTAGAGAAGACAGATTTACTCTAGACTAGAAGGTAAAATTTGCATTCATTTTAAAGACAAAGCAGGTATCTGTAAAGCTATTTTGAGCATGAAGAGGGCAGCTTTGGGGTCTACTGCAGATCCCCCAGCTGTGCCTCCACTAGAGTGTAGAGTGGTCACAGTAGGGACTCAGTCAGTGTTCATCACCCTTTCCTTTTCCACATCTCATTCCccgctctctctgtctccatctctatttctctcttcctcctattCTCCTAAGCAGAGCCCAGGGACTGGGAGCAGAGCCCCCCTGCCTACCTCCCCGTGGAGAACTCAATGCCTTCTGGTCAGGGCTTACCACAGGGTGGTCGGGCAGGGACTGGTCCATGGCACCAGCTCCTTAGCCCATCCCCTGGAGGCCCCATcccctggaagccccctccctgcctgTCACTTTGGAAGTACATGTCTCCCTGCCAAGTGCACCCCCAGGTTAGGCTCACCTTCCAGCCTTGTTCTCTGTGTTCCGACAGCTCCCACCAAGCCCATCTTCAGATCTTCACACGGTGCTCCAGGAGGCACTGTCAGTGGGGAGGGGCAGATTATATTGAGGGAGGGGCCGGGGAGATGCTGGGAACCCTGAGGAAGGAGGTCGGGGAAGAGTAGGGGGCCCTTAGGGAGGGGCTGGAAGGAACTCCAGCAAGGCGGGCAGGAAGGACTCTCACCCAGCTGATGGCAGTGGTGCGGTTACAGACCCTGAGGAAGAAGGGCTTCAACGGCTGCGACAGCCCCGAGCCCGACGGGGAGGACTCGCTGGAACAGAGCCCCCTGCTGGAGGACAAGTACCGGCGCGCCAGCGAGGAGCTCGACGGGCTCTTCCGGCGCTATGGGGTGAGCCCCACTCACTCTGTCTCTGTTGGCCCCCCCTTCCGGCCCCTTCCCCCCAGGCGCTGCACAAGAAGCACAGGGAATGTGAGAGCCCTGAGGTGGACGAGGTGTTTGCCCTGACCCCCCAGAcggaagagaaatataaaaagatagaCGAGGAGTTTGATAAAATGATGCAGAGTTATAGACTGGCCGTGAGTAGTCGCATGGAGCAGAGCCTCCCTGTGGTGCATGGTGTGGCTTCGCGCCCTGGCTCTCGGCTGCCCTGATGGGTGCTCCGCTCTGAGCCATGCTCGGGTTCTTAGTGACCACCGAGGAACCTCTGACCTTGGTCATGATAAACCCGCATCCCTGCTGAGACTCTACTGGGATGGAGCATAAGTTGGAGAGGCCTGGAGTGTCCCCCTCTCCAGCAAGAAGTGTGTAGATGACATGAGATCCTTAGAGGACAGCAAAGTGGAGTGTGCTCTTTGTCCAgatgtttttttggggggagaggcCTGCTTGGGCTTGCTCTGATAGCCCAACCAGAGACACTCAGCCTTGTGTAGGGAAAGCAGAACTGCGGAAGGGGAAGGCAGCGAGGTGGGGGTGAGCAGCAGGCCAGATGGGTGGAGACTGCAAGTGAAATGATGTCCCTACCCATGGTGCAAGTCTTTAACAGCCGTGTGTGAATTTGGGTCTGTTATCAGGGCCTCTAACCTGCTCCCCGTGTGTCCTGCCTGGCTGAGGACTAACCCACCTCCACTAGGGGGTGTCCCTGGTCCTGTCTGCAGTGAGCAGAGCCCTGTTCTCATTCTCTGGGCCAGAAATGGACCCAGAGCTTCTCCCCAAAGTTCTTCCTTGGTGGGAGTGGCAGGCAGGACTCCACAAGGGCACAGGGCAGGGAGTTTGAACTGCTGGCCCTAGGATGCATAGCCCAGAAATGAGAAGAACCCTTGCCTGCCCTCCCAGGAAAGGTGGACTCCATGGAAGGGGTCAACCTGGCCTGATCCTGCCCCTCCATCTTTCTGTCTAGTCAGCTGTCCCGGCCCCCAACTTTGCCATGCCTGTCACGGTGCCCGTGtccaatcagagctcactgcagttCAGCAATCCCAGCGGCTCCCTGGTCACCCCTTCCCTGGTGACGTCATCCCTCACGGACCCGCGGCTCCTGTCCCCCCAGCAGCCAGCACTACAGAGGAACAGTGTGTCTCCTGGCCTGCCCCAGCGGCCAGCTAGTGCGGGTGAGTGGGCTGGCAGGTGGGTAGGTGAGGTGGAAATGAGATGTGATGGGGACTTTGGGATTCCATTTTCAACGGCAAGTATTTCTCTTCACCCACCACAGCATTCCCCCATTTGTATGGCTCCTGAGGGAAGGGAGTATGACTCTTCCTCCTGGGGTCCCCTCTTCATGTTCAGTCCCCAAGACTCACTCTTGAAGGGGGAGTGTTGTCAGCTCATTCTGGTTCTGTTTTTCCTCCAGGGGCCATGCTGGGGGGTGACCTGAACAGTGCTAACGGAGCCTGTCCCAGCCCTGTCGGTGAGTGCGGTCATCCTTTTacctggaggtggggaggggtgcccgcTCAGTGGCCTCAGGGGGTCCAAGGACCAGGAAGGACCTAGATGAGAGGAGAGGAAGATCCCAGGGCCAGGACTGAATGAAGAGTCAGTCAGAGATTTTTAAGCCCctggattttgttttctgtagCAATGATTGGTGTAGATGATCAGCAGAGATGGAGGCTCAGGGAATTCTGGGCAAACTGTGAGAATGGGCCAGCATTTCTAGTTGGAAGGGAAGACCCAAGTTTTTGCAGTTGAGTGTGGTTGGGATCTGGAGGATGAGAATGCTGGGCGTTCCCTAGACAAACAACAGGGACAGACTGACATAGACACTCACACAGGCACTCACACACATATGTGCATTCTCCCTCTTACAGAAGTATCCAGATGTTAGATGTGCATTTGTGAGCACACATACATAAGCCACagtagaggctgggcatggtggctcacgcctgtaaacccagcattttgggaggccgaggtgggcggatcacctgaggtcgggagtttgagaccagcctgacaaacatggagaaaccccgtctctactaaaaatacaaaattagccaggtgtggtggctcatgcctttagtcccagctacttaggaggctgaggcaggagaatcgcttaaactcaggaggcggaggttgtggtgaactgagatcatgccattacactccagcttgggcaacaggagcgaaactccatctcaaaaaattaaaaaataaaaaataagccacaGAAGAAAGGCTGCCCCCCGACCCCTGGCAGCCGACAGCCCCTCCTACCGTGTGCCGTTGTCCGGCTGGGTGACTGTGACTTCGAATGTCACAATTGACGTCACCCTGACATTCCTGCCATTCCCAGAGTGATCCGGGAATTGGGATGGAAGCAGGCACACACTTCCAGGGCAACAGCGTGCTCTTAGGGGACAGAGCAAGGAAGCATTTCTGACTGTGGTCACTCTCACATCCTTGGACCTCAGCATCCCCCAGCTCAGTTTTGGGGCACTATATAATACCTCCCTGATGATAATTGTGTCACAGGGTCAGGAAATTAAAGGAGTGGGTGAGTATGTCACCCTCTTCAAGGAGAAGGCCAGAAATGCTTGTAGACCTCAAGTGAGCAGTGATCCATAGAGACCCTTGAGTCCAGCATGTGGAAAGTGGGAGAGAGCCGTCACTTGGCCTCCAGccagctgtgtggccctgggcaggtCATTACACTTCTCCCAAGCAGGCtctagtttcctcttctgtgaacaGGGCTAATGTCCTGTCTGTCTTGCAGAGttaatgtgaggattaaataagataatacatgTGTGAAAGGCCTGTGTGGATTGTAGAATATGGAGCAGATATAAACGATAGTTATTACATTTGTTGTTACCAGGCTAATTATGGTGGTGGCTGTGTTATCTGTCTCCCAGTGCCAATAGCACCATCATCAACAGTGAATGGCTTGTTTCTCCCAAGCTGTGGGCAACTTGTCACATGTTGATCCAAATCACATCATCCACCCCCAGCTCACGGCAAATGGAGCAGTCCGAGTGGTTGTTGGTTTGTCATGGTGACCAGGCTTCTCAGTGAGGCCCAGATTCCAGGCTGCCACCCCTTCCACATCCTGGTCATGGTGGGTCCTGTCCAGGGTAGactgtgggatctaaaaatgcTGACTTCCTGTCTGTGGAGACTAAAGTAGAGAGAAGACAGGGAGAGGCTTGGGTACAGAAGAACCTCTTGGCCGTCGCAGAGCCTAGAGGCAATGGTTGCTTTCCAGTTCTTCCCACTGACTTCAGAGTCCCATCACCAAGCCCTATTACATGTAGCTTGGAGTTAGGGGAACGAACCTAAAGATTCAGGAGTAAGGGGTACTTGCCTCCCATTATTCCCAAGACATGAAGTGTTTAGGGAATATCAGTTAGCTCAGCCCCCACTCAAAGCCTAAGCATGGCTTTGAGAGGTTCCGGGTAACAGAAGTATTGGTGTGGGGAAGTTAATAGGGCTGAAGGATAGGCCCATGTTTTTCCTTTTACCCTCATGTTGTCACTTCTCCAGGGAATGGCTACGTCAGTGCTCGGGCTTCCCCTGGCCTCCTCCCTGTGGCCAATGGCAACAGCCTAAACAAGGTCATCCCTGCCAAgtctccacccccacccacccacagcaCCCAGCTTGGAGCCCCCAGCCGCAAGCCCGACCTGCGAGTCATCACTTCCCAGGCAGGAAAGGGGTTAATGCATCACTTGGTAAGTGGGTGTCTGGGCcaagggtgggggctggggaatGGAAGAGTAGGGACAGGGGAAAGAGCAGACCTCTAGCAGGAGAGATGAAGGCTAGCCAGCAGTTAGGACTTCCCAAGAGAAATCGTGGAACCATGGCTTTTTATGAGTTTTTTCTTCCCAGAGGGCCTTTTAAGAGGTTGCAACACAAGAAGTACCAGCCGAAGGCAGTAAAAGGGGCAGGAGGTGAGAGAGAAGGTTCTGTGGTGGGGAGGATCATAGAAAGGATTTGCCACTATAGCAGGAGGGATGGGGATTAGATGGTGAGCATTTCCTAACTGGTGGAGATCAGGATGGAGCATCTCTGGAAATGAGTCAGGACAGTGAAGAGCTCTGCCTTTGTAGGCTGGGTAGAGCCATCCTACTCTTATGCAGAGAGGTGACTGGAACAGCTGTGGGGACAGAGGTGTGGGGGAGGGCAGCGGCCAGAGACTGAACATCCCCttggttttatttctgctctCAGACTGAGGACCATTTAGATCTGGTAAGTGAGGCTGTGAGCTGTTTGCTGTGGCCTTGAATTCTGGGTATTGCTCTGCGGTCCCCCAGCATGAAGTACGTGTGCGTCCTTGGCCTCTCGCCTGTGCGTGGACTGTTGCTGTTTCTTTGCTTAGTTGCCAGGAGCTGTGCTTAGGTGCCAAGTGGGATTCAGAGGTgaatggggtgggggtgagaggtcagacgtgtgtgtgtgtgtgcctgtgtgtacatGAATGTCTGCATGTGGTGTTACATTCATTCAGACACACCTTTCTCTGTATGTACGTGTGCAAGGGGGAGTGGGCCAGCCCAGAGCTCAGAGGTCCCACCCTGATGCCTGGACTAGACCCTGGACTAGGGGGCTGGATCCCACTAGTCCTCTGACTCCACTCAGGCCCACACTGCCTTCTTGGGATCCAGGACAGGATCCTTCTTAGGAGGGAGGTCAGCTGGAAGGAGAAGTTGGTGTTTCAGGGGAAGCCAACGcccaggcccaggctggacttgtcCTTCTTGGTGGCGGCTTCCCACCTCCCCTGTCTCCCTGTGCTCCCTCCTGCACTTAGTCCATGACACGGGCACTCAGAGGCATGCACAGCTGctcattttcctcctctgtctCACACACTTACATACTCACCCCCAGCCAGGAGTGGGGCGGGGGCTCCTCCCTCCCCAACTCCCTGACGGGAGGCCAGAGAGGCTGGAAAAGGCAGGCAGGCTTTGGCGGCCAACACGGAGGCAGTCTCGGCCCCAGCGTGGAGTTAGAATAAACAAGTGACTCAGCGGCAGATGGAGCTGACAGCCCCGCACACGTGTGTTCATACGCGCAGGCACACGCCACGCCAGGCCCCACATTCCCCTCGCAGATGCCAGCACGCCTCTGCCGGAGCGTGTGCTGCGGTGTGATGGATGGAGAGTGGGCTCCAGAGAGACAGGGGATGGACGATGTCTCCCTTCCCTCACTCTGCACTGGGAGGCTGGGCAAGTGTTGGTGCCGGGGCCACAGGGCCAGTACACGTGCCTTCATCTTTGCACGTGTGTTGGTGTCAGTGaatctgtgtgtgcatgtttccCTCCATGGATCTGAGTGTCTCTGTGAATGCACCAACGTGTGTTTGTATATCTGTGGGGGCCTCCGTGCTAAGGCACCCCGCCTTGGCTTTGGGATTCAGGGACCCCACCTTCGCCTTGGGATGGAGGGCCAGCATAAAGCTGCCCACCTATCAGCCACCTCCTGACGGACAGTTTTCTCCTACAGAACAATGTCCAGCGCCTTGGGGTCTCCCAGTCTACCCATTCGCTCACCACCCCAGTGGTTTCTGTGGCAACGCCGAGTTTACTCAGCCAGGGCCTCCCCTTCTCTTCCATGCCCACTGCCTACAACACAGGTGAGTGTTCATGtgacatgtgcatgtgtgcacttGGGCTTGGGGCAGGCAAGTGACCAGACAGAAATGCTAGATATCCCCTGGACAGACCCCATCTGAGGAGAGCTATTGATTTGGGGGAGCCCCCACCTAATTATGGTTaacagatttagcaaataaaagcaCAGAATGcgtttaaatttgaatttcagataaaacaaGTAGTTTTTTAGTACAAATATGTCCCAAAGACATTCTTCTGCTAATGTATGTCCcaaagacatattttatttttgggtttttttttttttttttggaacagggtttcactctgtcacccagactggagtacagtggtgccatcctaGCTCACtagagccttgaactcctgggctcaagtgatcctcctgcctcagcctcctgagtagctgggactacaggcacatgccctcatgcctggctacttttaaattttttttgtacagacaaggtctctcttgcccaggctagtctcaaattcctggtctcaagcagtcctcctgcctcagtctcccaaagtgcgtgCTACCGACTGTGCCCAGCACCAAAGACATACTCATGCTAACAAATTATGCATTGtttcatctgaaattcaaatttaactaggcattggttttttgtttgtttgtttttgtttttttgaggtagtctcactcttgtcacccaggttggagtgcagtgttgtgaccttggctcactgcaacctctacttcctgggttcaggtgattctcatgcctcagcctcctgagtagctgggattacaggcatgcgccaccatgcccagctaatttttgtatctttagtagagacaggtttttgccatgttgcctgggctggtctcgaactcctgagttcaagtgatccaccaaagtgctgggattacaggcatgagccaccgtgcctggccagcattgtttattttttaaatagtacttAATGGAGGAGGGAGCCCCTGTCCTCAGAAAGCCTGCAGCCTGAGGACGAGACAGGACAGAGGCAGGTCTGCAGATCATTCAGGTTGACCAATCTCTAGGCTCCAGGTATGGGGAGTGGTGAGGGGGACGTGGTCAGTTCACAAAAGCTTCCTGGAAGAGAATGAAGGAATAAGGGAGAAAAGagacagggaggctgaggagaccAGAGAGAAAGCACAGTCAGGGTCAGTTTGCTAGCTTCCTGGGAAAGCCAAATGGGGGCTCCAGGGCAAGGCAGAGGGGGAAGAACAGCGTCTCTCCTCTAATTTTGGCATGGTGCTGGAATGATgatgggggaaggaaggaggaagagggaagaaggtTAGAGAGGGGATCTGAAGGTAAAGAGTCACTTAAGGACATGAGAAAGGTCTCTGGATATAAGAATTCAGATAGGACACCCAGTGCGCGGGCTGTCCTGGGTCCCTAGGGCCATCCTGGCCTGTGTCACCCACCCACTAACACCTGCACAGGAACAGTCTGTGATACTCTCAGCCATCCTTGCCTGTACTCTAAGCCACTGTGTCAAGAAGGACTTGCCAATAAGGAAATGCCTTGTCCCCTTGTTTCAGAGCATTCATGTGGCTGGGGAACCTGGGCTCTTTCCAGCTAGAGACCTCTGCCTTCCTCAGGTTCTCTCACATGTGAATGGTTATGTCAGGCCAGTTCCTATGATGAGTTTAGTCTGGACCAAAAGACTCA
This window contains:
- the MEF2D gene encoding myocyte-specific enhancer factor 2D isoform X2 yields the protein MGRKKIQIQRITDERNRQVTFTKRKFGLMKKAYELSVLCDCEIALIIFNHSNKLFQYASTDMDKVLLKYTEYNEPHESRTNADIIETLRKKGFNGCDSPEPDGEDSLEQSPLLEDKYRRASEELDGLFRRYGSAVPAPNFAMPVTVPVSNQSSLQFSNPSGSLVTPSLVTSSLTDPRLLSPQQPALQRNSVSPGLPQRPASAGAMLGGDLNSANGACPSPVGNGYVSARASPGLLPVANGNSLNKVIPAKSPPPPTHSTQLGAPSRKPDLRVITSQAGKGLMHHLNNVQRLGVSQSTHSLTTPVVSVATPSLLSQGLPFSSMPTAYNTDYQLTSAELSSLPAFSSPGGLSLGNVTAWQQPQQPQQPQQPQPPQQQPPQPQQPQPQQPQQPQQPPQQQSHLVPVSLSNLIPGSPLPHVGAALTVTTHPHISIKSEPVSPSRERSPAPPPPAVFPAARPEPGDGLSSPAGGSYETGDRDDGRGDFGPTLGLLRPAPEPEAEGSAVKRMRLDTWTLK
- the MEF2D gene encoding myocyte-specific enhancer factor 2D isoform X1, whose amino-acid sequence is MGRKKIQIQRITDERNRQVTFTKRKFGLMKKAYELSVLCDCEIALIIFNHSNKLFQYASTDMDKVLLKYTEYNEPHESRTNADIIETLRKKGFNGCDSPEPDGEDSLEQSPLLEDKYRRASEELDGLFRRYGSAVPAPNFAMPVTVPVSNQSSLQFSNPSGSLVTPSLVTSSLTDPRLLSPQQPALQRNSVSPGLPQRPASAGAMLGGDLNSANGACPSPVGNGYVSARASPGLLPVANGNSLNKVIPAKSPPPPTHSTQLGAPSRKPDLRVITSQAGKGLMHHLTEDHLDLNNVQRLGVSQSTHSLTTPVVSVATPSLLSQGLPFSSMPTAYNTDYQLTSAELSSLPAFSSPGGLSLGNVTAWQQPQQPQQPQQPQPPQQQPPQPQQPQPQQPQQPQQPPQQQSHLVPVSLSNLIPGSPLPHVGAALTVTTHPHISIKSEPVSPSRERSPAPPPPAVFPAARPEPGDGLSSPAGGSYETGDRDDGRGDFGPTLGLLRPAPEPEAEGSAVKRMRLDTWTLK
- the MEF2D gene encoding myocyte-specific enhancer factor 2D isoform X3, encoding MGRKKIQIQRITDERNRQVTFTKRKFGLMKKAYELSVLCDCEIALIIFNHSNKLFQYASTDMDKVLLKYTEYNEPHESRTNADIIETLRKKGFNGCDSPEPDGEDSLEQSPLLEDKYRRASEELDGLFRRYGSAVPAPNFAMPVTVPVSNQSSLQFSNPSGSLVTPSLVTSSLTDPRLLSPQQPALQRNSVSPGLPQRPASAGAMLGGDLNSANGACPSPVGNGYVSARASPGLLPVANGNSLNKVIPAKSPPPPTHSTQLGAPSRKPDLRVITSQAGKGLMHHLTEDHLDLNNVQRLGVSQSTHSLTTPVVSVATPSLLSQGLPFSSMPTAYNTDYQLTSAELSSLPAFSSPGGLSLGNVTAWQQPQQPQQPQQPQPPQQQPPQPQQPQPQQPQQPQQPPQQQSHLVPVSLSNLIH